Proteins encoded within one genomic window of Atribacterota bacterium:
- the murG gene encoding undecaprenyldiphospho-muramoylpentapeptide beta-N-acetylglucosaminyltransferase, protein MKIIITGGGTGGHIYPGISLAKEFQNRDKKNEIIFVGTSTGMEADIVPREGYEFASLKVKGIKREICLDNIYAIFLFLGSLFNSFKLIKKIKPDLVIGTGGYVSGSVSLMSALSGVPVFIHEQNALPGITNKALSIFSRIVFTSFPESEQYFWKKKKVVYTGNPVRKSIWNGDRKNIISKEKMSYNKKTILVFGGSKGANAISQVFLNCIDLIDDLSFNKWQVLLISGREDYSNMLDKIKFSKHKASIYITPYMYNMEDAYDLADLVICRSGATTIAELTAVGLPSILIPYPYATGNHQMYNAMYLKNKQAAVVIAQQELSEKRLAEEISKFLLDNEVLSEMAENSRKAGNRNTAKEIIDLIYNNIKKEV, encoded by the coding sequence ATGAAAATTATCATTACCGGAGGCGGTACAGGAGGGCATATTTACCCGGGCATCAGTTTAGCTAAAGAGTTTCAAAACAGGGATAAGAAGAATGAAATAATCTTTGTAGGTACAAGCACCGGTATGGAAGCAGATATAGTTCCCAGAGAGGGATATGAATTTGCATCTTTAAAAGTAAAGGGCATAAAGAGGGAAATATGTTTGGATAATATTTATGCAATATTCCTGTTTTTAGGTTCATTGTTTAATTCTTTTAAATTAATCAAAAAAATAAAACCTGACCTGGTTATAGGTACAGGCGGATATGTCAGCGGTTCGGTTTCCTTGATGTCGGCTTTATCAGGAGTGCCTGTATTTATTCATGAACAAAATGCTTTACCCGGGATAACCAATAAGGCGTTATCTATATTCAGCAGGATAGTATTTACCAGTTTTCCGGAATCTGAGCAGTATTTCTGGAAGAAGAAAAAGGTAGTATATACAGGAAACCCGGTGAGAAAGAGTATCTGGAACGGTGACAGGAAGAATATAATCAGCAAAGAAAAAATGAGTTATAACAAAAAAACAATTCTTGTTTTTGGAGGGAGTAAAGGTGCAAATGCTATCAGCCAGGTATTTTTAAATTGTATAGACTTAATTGATGACCTTTCTTTTAATAAATGGCAAGTATTGTTAATTAGTGGGAGAGAGGATTATTCGAACATGCTGGATAAAATAAAATTTTCTAAACACAAAGCCAGTATTTATATTACGCCCTACATGTATAATATGGAAGATGCTTATGATTTGGCTGATTTAGTAATATGCAGATCAGGTGCTACAACTATCGCAGAGCTGACTGCTGTAGGACTCCCATCTATTTTAATACCATATCCATATGCCACTGGCAATCATCAGATGTATAATGCCATGTACCTGAAAAACAAGCAGGCTGCTGTAGTGATAGCACAACAGGAATTATCAGAAAAAAGACTTGCAGAAGAAATAAGTAAGTTTTTGCTTGATAATGAAGTATTAAGTGAAATGGCTGAAAACAGTAGAAAAGCAGGCAATAGAAATACTGCAAAAGAGATTATTGATTTAATTTATAACAATATAAAAAAAGAGGTTTAG
- the ftsW gene encoding putative lipid II flippase FtsW, which produces MNISQTKQPDYILIATIFILLTIGIIMVFSSSYVMAYKWYDDSFHFFTQQAFSALIGIAVLFVAMHLDYHIWQKFAIPILILSIFLLAMLYFPGVARSVRGARRWINLGPIPFQPSELAKVAIILYIADCLTRKKEKDISSFIWGVLPVFIVTVFIFFLVFSQPDFSTGIVIMGCSFIMLFIGGSQITQLFALIVFLMPPGLLLALGKDYRRVRLLSFLNPWEDPLNSGFHIIQSLLALGSGGLTGVGIAESRQKFFYLPDQHTDFIFSIIGEELGFIGAFSVIVLFLLFLWRGFLISLRAKDNYGLLLAAGITSLITFQAIINISVVTKLIPTTGITLPFISYGGSSLIVNMFCCGILLNISKNTSERLEYRNK; this is translated from the coding sequence ATGAATATATCACAAACAAAACAACCTGATTACATTTTAATAGCTACTATATTCATTTTGTTAACCATAGGGATAATCATGGTGTTTAGCTCCAGTTATGTTATGGCATATAAATGGTATGATGATAGTTTTCATTTTTTTACCCAACAGGCATTTTCTGCTTTAATTGGAATAGCTGTTCTATTTGTGGCGATGCATTTAGATTATCATATCTGGCAAAAATTTGCTATTCCTATCTTGATACTGTCTATATTTTTATTAGCTATGCTATATTTTCCGGGGGTTGCAAGGAGTGTAAGAGGTGCCAGAAGGTGGATTAATCTTGGACCTATTCCATTTCAACCATCAGAACTGGCAAAAGTTGCGATTATACTTTATATTGCTGATTGCCTGACCCGGAAAAAAGAAAAAGATATAAGTAGCTTTATCTGGGGAGTATTACCTGTATTTATTGTTACAGTATTTATCTTTTTCCTGGTTTTCAGTCAGCCTGATTTCAGTACAGGTATTGTTATAATGGGCTGTTCATTTATTATGCTATTCATTGGTGGCAGCCAGATAACACAATTGTTTGCATTAATTGTGTTTTTGATGCCCCCGGGTTTGCTATTAGCTCTGGGAAAAGATTATCGGAGGGTTAGACTGCTTTCTTTTTTAAATCCATGGGAGGACCCATTGAATAGTGGATTTCATATTATCCAGTCACTACTTGCCCTTGGAAGCGGGGGTTTAACCGGTGTAGGAATAGCTGAGAGCAGACAAAAGTTTTTTTATCTTCCGGACCAGCACACAGATTTTATATTTTCAATTATCGGTGAGGAACTTGGCTTTATAGGAGCATTTTCAGTAATAGTATTATTTCTCCTATTTTTGTGGCGAGGCTTCTTGATTTCCTTAAGGGCAAAGGATAATTATGGCTTACTATTAGCAGCTGGAATTACTTCACTGATAACTTTTCAAGCTATAATAAATATTAGTGTTGTAACAAAATTAATACCAACAACCGGCATAACTTTACCTTTTATAAGTTATGGGGGTTCTTCTTTGATTGTGAATATGTTTTGTTGTGGCATCCTTTTAAATATTTCCAAAAATACTTCAGAGAGATTGGAGTATCGTAACAAATGA
- the mraY gene encoding phospho-N-acetylmuramoyl-pentapeptide-transferase, whose product MFKIIISLLIALSVPILVIPIFIKIQKKYKIGQRIRQEGPDLHQHKAGTPTMGGIVILFSVLISLLIFQPEDKTVYVVFLLFCGFGFVGFLDDFIKYYKGRSLGLKARSKIAMQLLICFFFFIWYFQNESVTQTVMLPFSQDSLYLPLILFIPFVILVFISSTNAVNLTDGLDGLATGLMIIALISYTIIAFFQGQKDLGTLSLIVIFSCFGFMFYNFHPAKIFLGDVGSLGLGGVLAAIAVITRTELFLLLIGGVFVIETLSVIIQVCSIKIKKKPVFKMSPLHHHFEMLQWKEVHIILLFWVAGIMFSLIGLIAYSFN is encoded by the coding sequence ATGTTTAAAATTATAATTTCCCTTCTGATTGCCTTATCTGTTCCAATACTGGTAATACCGATTTTTATAAAAATCCAGAAAAAATACAAAATTGGCCAAAGAATCAGGCAGGAAGGTCCGGATTTGCACCAGCATAAAGCCGGAACTCCAACTATGGGAGGCATAGTTATTCTATTTTCAGTTCTTATTTCTTTGCTTATTTTTCAACCGGAGGATAAAACTGTATATGTAGTGTTCTTGCTGTTCTGTGGTTTTGGTTTTGTCGGTTTCCTGGATGATTTTATAAAATATTATAAAGGGAGATCATTAGGTTTAAAAGCAAGAAGTAAGATTGCTATGCAGCTGTTAATCTGTTTCTTTTTTTTTATATGGTATTTTCAGAATGAATCAGTTACACAAACAGTGATGTTGCCTTTTTCTCAGGATTCCCTGTATCTTCCACTGATACTTTTTATACCATTTGTTATACTGGTGTTTATATCTTCTACCAATGCAGTGAACCTCACTGATGGTTTAGATGGACTTGCTACAGGGCTAATGATTATTGCCCTCATTTCATATACTATTATTGCGTTTTTCCAGGGGCAGAAGGATCTGGGGACACTTTCTTTAATAGTCATATTTTCCTGTTTTGGTTTTATGTTTTACAATTTTCATCCTGCAAAAATATTTTTAGGTGATGTAGGATCTCTTGGTTTAGGAGGTGTATTAGCAGCCATTGCTGTTATTACCAGAACTGAACTTTTTTTATTACTTATTGGAGGTGTTTTCGTAATAGAAACACTGTCTGTTATTATCCAGGTATGTTCTATTAAAATAAAGAAAAAACCTGTCTTTAAGATGAGTCCGCTGCATCATCATTTTGAAATGTTACAATGGAAAGAAGTGCATATTATTTTATTATTTTGGGTAGCAGGAATAATGTTTTCTTTAATAGGATTGATTGCCTATTCGTTTAATTGA
- a CDS encoding UDP-N-acetylmuramoyl-tripeptide--D-alanyl-D-alanine ligase, whose product MFLLRDLVGVIPGAMLLGNPDVKWQDISIDSRTIKSGDIFFAIRGERYDGHKFALDAINKGAVAVVLEKSFYQSSDTIKKSFSHPVLMVDNTLLALQLWAHHYHSLFKPFNICITGSNGKTTTKEMIVHLLKSQYNVLHSRGNYNNEIGVPLTIFKLESNHDVLVLEMAARKLGELKELTNIVKPDLSVITNVGEAHIGLFGSRDNIAREKSELILSLKDKGTAILNHDDEYYDYFRECLIHHNDFISIGFHPESHLKAENLRQDKKEGLHFDFSFQGKKYYVFLPLLGKFNVYNALSAFAAGIKMHIPIEEMIYYISNFKSPDMRMNCHYFNRGIIFVQDYYNSNPTAVREVLNSVASMAGGRFKAAVLGDMLELGEKTENYHREIGKIAEILSYDLLVAFGDYGNWIIQGALEQGMSKDKIYCFNVEDKEKITDILRKNIPDNGIVLLKGSRNMQMEDIARHWEETERKE is encoded by the coding sequence ATGTTCTTATTAAGGGATTTGGTAGGGGTAATACCGGGAGCAATGCTCCTGGGAAATCCTGATGTTAAATGGCAGGACATTTCCATTGACAGCAGGACAATAAAGTCTGGTGATATCTTTTTTGCTATCAGAGGTGAAAGGTATGATGGTCACAAATTTGCCCTGGATGCTATTAACAAAGGTGCGGTTGCAGTAGTCCTGGAAAAAAGCTTTTACCAGAGTAGCGATACTATAAAAAAAAGTTTTTCTCACCCTGTACTTATGGTCGATAACACATTATTGGCTCTACAATTATGGGCACACCATTATCATTCATTATTTAAACCATTCAATATCTGTATTACAGGAAGTAATGGAAAGACCACTACCAAGGAAATGATAGTGCACTTACTAAAATCTCAGTATAATGTTTTACATTCAAGGGGAAACTATAATAATGAAATTGGTGTTCCTTTAACTATTTTTAAACTGGAATCGAATCATGATGTCCTGGTATTGGAAATGGCTGCCCGAAAATTGGGAGAATTAAAAGAATTGACCAATATTGTTAAACCTGATTTGTCGGTGATAACCAATGTTGGCGAAGCCCATATTGGTTTGTTTGGAAGCAGAGATAATATTGCCAGGGAAAAATCTGAATTGATATTATCATTAAAAGATAAAGGAACTGCAATATTGAATCATGATGATGAATATTATGATTATTTTAGAGAATGTTTGATACATCATAATGATTTTATAAGTATCGGATTTCATCCAGAATCACACCTGAAAGCAGAAAACCTGCGGCAGGACAAAAAAGAAGGCCTTCATTTTGATTTTTCATTTCAAGGAAAAAAATACTATGTTTTTCTGCCATTATTAGGCAAATTTAATGTATATAATGCATTATCTGCTTTTGCGGCAGGAATAAAGATGCATATTCCTATAGAAGAAATGATATATTATATCTCAAATTTTAAGAGTCCGGATATGCGAATGAATTGCCATTACTTTAATCGGGGAATAATTTTTGTTCAGGATTATTATAACTCCAATCCTACAGCAGTAAGGGAAGTGCTAAATAGCGTTGCCAGTATGGCAGGGGGGAGATTCAAAGCTGCTGTATTAGGAGATATGCTTGAATTAGGCGAGAAAACTGAAAATTATCATAGGGAAATCGGGAAAATAGCCGAAATACTTTCCTACGATTTATTAGTTGCCTTTGGAGATTATGGAAATTGGATAATACAGGGTGCACTGGAACAGGGAATGTCCAAAGATAAAATTTATTGTTTTAATGTAGAGGATAAAGAAAAAATAACAGACATATTAAGAAAGAATATCCCTGATAACGGAATTGTATTACTAAAGGGCTCTAGAAATATGCAGATGGAAGATATTGCCCGGCATTGGGAAGAAACAGAAAGGAAGGAGTAG
- a CDS encoding UDP-N-acetylmuramoyl-L-alanyl-D-glutamate--2,6-diaminopimelate ligase — protein MKLNELIKELNIVKISGDTDIDIKGISQNSRDIKENYLFVCIKGFVSDGHNYIKDAIKGGSKAVIVQKDIPKPKGITIIQVKDSRKALAILANNFYGYPSRKLRLIGITGTNGKTTVAYMIRAILEEANRKVGLLTTVENIINRQAVQSTMTTMEALDLQKSFCKMISGDTEFCVMEVSSHSLSLSRVDGCDFDTAIFTNISDEHFEVHKNFQNYLDSKKKLFQLLNLTDNNTGQKRKTGIVNIDEMYSGEFINIINTEKVNKITYAIEKEAMFRASNIKMGLKETRFKLETPQGDAEILLNMSGKYNIYNALAAVAATVDQGISLEIITNAFQKFSGAPGRYKILDYGQPYNIIIDFAHNFHGLEHILKTLELFPRNRIITIFGHGGERDSRVRRKMGQVAGTHSDFSIITADNPRSESLEKISKEIEKGLQDIKNSNYRIIPDRFQAIQYALEIAEENDIVLIAGKGPEKKQIYQDRVVYHNDEEAVRQILKEKG, from the coding sequence GTGAAGTTAAATGAATTGATTAAAGAATTAAATATTGTGAAAATTTCAGGTGATACCGATATTGATATCAAGGGAATATCCCAAAATTCCAGAGATATTAAAGAAAACTACCTTTTTGTCTGTATTAAAGGATTTGTTTCAGATGGGCATAACTATATTAAAGATGCAATCAAAGGTGGATCAAAAGCTGTTATAGTCCAGAAAGATATTCCTAAGCCCAAAGGTATCACTATTATACAGGTGAAAGATTCCCGTAAAGCATTGGCAATACTGGCAAATAATTTTTATGGTTATCCTTCGCGAAAATTAAGGCTTATTGGTATTACCGGCACTAATGGCAAGACAACTGTTGCTTATATGATAAGGGCAATATTAGAGGAAGCTAACAGGAAAGTCGGTTTATTGACGACAGTTGAAAATATTATTAACAGACAAGCAGTACAATCAACAATGACTACCATGGAAGCATTGGATTTACAAAAATCATTTTGTAAAATGATTTCCGGTGACACGGAATTTTGTGTCATGGAAGTCTCCTCCCATTCCCTCAGTTTGTCAAGAGTTGACGGATGTGATTTTGATACCGCTATCTTTACTAATATAAGTGATGAACATTTCGAGGTGCACAAAAATTTTCAAAATTATCTTGATAGTAAAAAGAAACTGTTTCAATTATTGAATCTAACAGACAATAATACCGGTCAGAAAAGAAAAACAGGAATTGTCAATATAGATGAAATGTATTCCGGAGAATTTATTAATATTATTAATACAGAAAAGGTTAACAAAATTACCTATGCCATTGAAAAAGAGGCGATGTTTCGTGCCAGCAACATAAAAATGGGATTAAAAGAAACCCGGTTCAAGTTGGAAACTCCACAGGGAGATGCGGAAATACTTTTAAACATGAGTGGTAAATATAATATATATAATGCTCTGGCAGCAGTTGCCGCAACTGTTGACCAGGGTATTTCTTTAGAAATAATTACAAATGCTTTTCAAAAGTTTTCCGGAGCACCTGGAAGATATAAAATATTAGATTATGGACAACCATATAATATTATTATTGATTTTGCACATAATTTTCATGGATTAGAACATATTTTGAAAACATTGGAACTTTTCCCCAGAAACAGAATTATTACTATCTTTGGTCATGGCGGAGAGAGAGACAGCAGAGTAAGGAGAAAAATGGGGCAAGTTGCCGGTACCCACAGTGATTTTAGTATTATAACGGCTGATAACCCTCGAAGTGAAAGCCTGGAAAAAATATCAAAGGAAATAGAGAAAGGCTTGCAGGATATTAAAAATAGTAATTATCGAATCATTCCGGATAGATTTCAGGCTATTCAATATGCACTGGAAATTGCCGAAGAGAATGACATCGTGTTAATTGCCGGTAAAGGACCTGAAAAAAAACAGATATATCAGGACAGGGTAGTTTACCATAATGACGAAGAAGCTGTCCGGCAAATATTGAAAGAAAAAGGATAA
- a CDS encoding penicillin-binding transpeptidase domain-containing protein, which translates to MFQLAEKRKRIYFLIVVLIVIFIILIYRLFQIQVVEGSKLTELAKKEHILSYEFDGQRGTIFDRNLKRLAVNVDSKSLFAIPYKIDNPEETAKILSEKIDMKYSDIITQLEKERYFVWLKRKLPQTTFEEIEELDLEGIDFVTESKRFYPRDELAANILGFVGIDNQGLEGIELYFDEELKSLPGLVVMERDASGQKIPLSIKSTLPSKDGQSIVLTIDEVIQYITEEALEKAYLQYNPKSAVAIVVKPETGEILSMAVKPTYDNNNYQYSPEDYWKNRCITDNYEPGSTFKIFTIATALENNYASLNDTFNCTGWINYHGTVIRDIDPHGFQDLTAIVKNSCNVGLIEVGSRMDENIFADTIRSFGFGAETGIPMPGETPGLFRPVDQWSKISIASLSIGQEISVTPLQLIMATAAIANDGVLMKPLIIKEIIDSEYNIIKKYQPEQVRQVISTNTAEVMQNILYEVVDDGTGSRAKLEEYTAGGKTGTSQKFDFSLGRYSNQKFTSWFVGFAPSHDAEIAILVMLDEPKGSYYGGTVAAPVFQEIASKVLPYLSIPPE; encoded by the coding sequence TTGTTCCAATTGGCTGAGAAAAGAAAAAGAATTTATTTTCTAATAGTTGTCCTTATTGTTATTTTTATTATTCTAATTTATCGCTTATTTCAAATACAGGTTGTAGAAGGGAGTAAGCTTACAGAGCTTGCCAAAAAAGAACACATTTTATCATATGAGTTTGACGGCCAGAGGGGTACAATATTTGACAGAAACTTAAAAAGGTTAGCCGTCAATGTTGACTCAAAATCCTTATTTGCCATACCCTACAAAATTGATAATCCTGAAGAAACAGCAAAAATACTATCAGAAAAAATAGATATGAAATATTCTGATATTATAACTCAGTTAGAGAAAGAAAGGTATTTTGTTTGGCTTAAGAGAAAATTGCCTCAAACAACTTTTGAAGAGATAGAAGAACTGGACCTGGAAGGAATTGATTTTGTAACCGAAAGTAAACGTTTTTATCCAAGAGATGAGCTGGCTGCCAATATACTGGGTTTTGTCGGAATTGATAATCAGGGTTTAGAGGGAATTGAGTTATATTTTGATGAAGAATTGAAAAGTTTGCCCGGATTGGTGGTTATGGAAAGAGATGCCTCCGGACAGAAAATACCCCTGAGCATAAAAAGTACACTCCCTTCAAAAGATGGTCAATCAATTGTTTTAACTATTGATGAAGTTATTCAATATATCACTGAAGAGGCCTTGGAAAAGGCTTATCTGCAATATAATCCAAAGTCAGCAGTTGCAATTGTTGTAAAGCCGGAAACGGGAGAGATATTAAGTATGGCTGTAAAGCCTACTTATGATAATAACAATTACCAGTACTCACCGGAAGATTACTGGAAAAACCGATGTATTACTGATAATTATGAACCGGGATCAACTTTTAAAATATTTACTATTGCTACTGCATTGGAAAACAACTATGCCAGCCTGAATGACACATTCAATTGTACTGGATGGATTAATTATCATGGCACAGTTATAAGGGATATTGATCCTCACGGTTTTCAGGATTTGACTGCAATTGTAAAGAATTCATGTAATGTGGGATTAATTGAAGTTGGGTCCAGAATGGATGAAAACATTTTTGCTGATACAATTCGGAGCTTTGGTTTTGGTGCAGAAACCGGTATCCCTATGCCGGGCGAAACTCCCGGATTATTTAGACCGGTAGACCAGTGGTCAAAAATATCTATTGCATCTTTGTCGATAGGCCAGGAAATATCGGTGACACCCCTTCAACTGATTATGGCAACAGCTGCTATTGCGAATGATGGTGTTTTGATGAAACCATTAATTATAAAAGAAATTATTGATTCAGAGTATAATATAATTAAAAAATATCAGCCTGAGCAGGTAAGACAGGTGATTTCCACAAATACAGCAGAGGTTATGCAAAATATTTTATATGAAGTTGTTGATGATGGAACAGGAAGTAGGGCTAAGCTGGAAGAATACACTGCTGGTGGCAAAACAGGAACATCACAGAAATTTGATTTTTCTTTGGGAAGATACTCCAATCAAAAATTTACTTCCTGGTTTGTTGGTTTTGCTCCCAGTCATGATGCGGAAATTGCCATTTTAGTGATGTTAGATGAGCCTAAAGGAAGTTATTATGGTGGTACAGTAGCAGCACCGGTATTTCAGGAGATTGCATCAAAAGTACTTCCTTATCTGTCAATTCCTCCTGAATAA
- the rsmH gene encoding 16S rRNA (cytosine(1402)-N(4))-methyltransferase RsmH: MNFHIPVMSERVLDLLITRKEGIYVDCTLGGGGHSEEIIKKIYPDGLLIGLDQDIEALEFSRERLSKNKDRVVIVKSNFNDLKLLLQDLGINQVTGVLFDLGLSSYQVDTKVRGFSFLEENLLDMRMDLSRKIDARYIVNQYSEQELVDIFSKYGEERFSRSIARMIVKKRKEKRIETTRQLAELVTNIYARFKKKRWNIHPATRVFQALRIEVNRELEILSKALIDSVKQLEPNGRICVISYHSLEDRIVKHSFREMARDDFISLNKYGVKVMSKKPIYPSEDEIKENRRARSAKMRVAEKIISEEVYKK, encoded by the coding sequence ATAAATTTTCACATTCCTGTGATGAGCGAAAGAGTTCTTGACTTATTAATTACCAGAAAAGAGGGCATATATGTCGATTGTACTTTAGGTGGAGGAGGTCATTCGGAGGAGATAATAAAAAAAATATATCCTGACGGATTATTAATAGGATTGGATCAGGATATCGAAGCTTTGGAATTCTCCAGGGAAAGATTATCAAAAAACAAGGATAGGGTGGTTATAGTAAAAAGTAATTTTAATGATTTAAAATTATTGCTGCAGGATTTGGGAATTAATCAGGTTACCGGTGTTCTATTTGATCTGGGATTATCGTCATATCAGGTTGATACTAAAGTTAGGGGCTTTAGTTTTTTAGAGGAAAATTTATTGGATATGAGAATGGATTTAAGCAGAAAGATAGATGCCCGTTATATTGTAAATCAATATTCTGAGCAAGAATTAGTGGATATATTCAGCAAGTATGGAGAAGAGAGATTTTCCCGTTCAATTGCCAGGATGATTGTAAAAAAAAGAAAAGAAAAGAGAATTGAGACTACCCGTCAACTGGCAGAATTAGTAACAAATATTTATGCCAGGTTTAAGAAAAAAAGATGGAACATACATCCGGCAACGAGGGTTTTTCAGGCACTAAGAATTGAGGTAAATAGGGAATTAGAAATATTAAGTAAAGCTTTAATAGATTCAGTTAAGCAATTAGAGCCAAATGGACGGATTTGTGTAATTTCTTATCACTCTCTTGAAGATAGAATTGTTAAGCATTCTTTCAGGGAAATGGCCAGGGATGATTTTATAAGTTTAAACAAATATGGGGTGAAGGTGATGTCAAAAAAACCCATTTATCCTTCAGAGGATGAAATAAAGGAAAACCGTAGAGCTCGTAGTGCAAAAATGAGAGTAGCTGAAAAAATAATTTCAGAGGAAGTGTATAAAAAATGA
- the mraZ gene encoding division/cell wall cluster transcriptional repressor MraZ, with translation MFLGQYEHSLDKKSRIIMPSSFRDDLGDTFVITFGLDKCLFVYPMEEWKKLANNLQGLPLGKKDTRAFKRTLASRALISHFDQQGRVVISKNLRDYAQINKNVMIIGVFERIEIWDLDKWNQYAEETEQSYEDIAERIYEKEEKD, from the coding sequence ATGTTTCTTGGACAATATGAGCATTCATTAGACAAGAAGAGCAGAATAATTATGCCTTCAAGCTTTCGGGATGATTTAGGCGATACTTTTGTAATAACCTTTGGACTTGATAAATGCCTTTTCGTCTACCCTATGGAAGAGTGGAAAAAATTAGCCAATAATCTCCAGGGACTCCCTTTGGGTAAAAAAGATACCAGGGCTTTTAAAAGGACTTTAGCCTCCAGAGCATTAATCAGCCATTTTGATCAGCAGGGAAGAGTAGTAATCTCAAAAAATTTAAGAGACTATGCCCAAATCAACAAAAATGTCATGATTATAGGCGTTTTTGAAAGAATCGAGATATGGGATTTAGATAAATGGAATCAATATGCCGAAGAAACAGAACAGTCTTATGAAGATATTGCCGAGCGAATTTACGAAAAAGAGGAAAAGGATTAG
- a CDS encoding C4-type zinc ribbon domain-containing protein — MREQLYTLLTLQDVDKEIVREKKLLKKLPAKITEIENEVFKKEEKYKKLKESLKELQLKAKRKEIDVKAVNTKIDKHQDELYGGKTSDIKELKQLQKVIELLKKDRDKVEEELLVLMDEEDNIKERLSKAQEELNIAKEQLQERKIEISQQEKAVNARIEKKGRQREEIATKITDNELMKRYQILWEGKEGEVVVEIDSATCSGCNLSLPSDVIYHLQRDDVLITCPNCNRILIWKK, encoded by the coding sequence TTGAGAGAGCAGCTATATACCCTGTTAACACTACAGGATGTAGATAAAGAGATTGTCAGGGAAAAGAAATTGCTAAAAAAACTTCCTGCCAAAATTACAGAAATTGAAAATGAAGTATTTAAAAAAGAGGAAAAATATAAGAAACTAAAGGAAAGTCTGAAAGAATTACAACTAAAAGCAAAAAGAAAAGAGATTGATGTCAAGGCAGTTAATACAAAAATTGATAAACATCAAGACGAATTGTATGGTGGAAAGACCAGTGATATTAAAGAATTAAAACAATTGCAAAAAGTTATTGAGTTGTTAAAGAAAGACAGAGACAAGGTTGAAGAGGAATTATTAGTGCTTATGGACGAAGAAGATAATATAAAAGAACGCTTAAGCAAAGCACAAGAGGAATTAAATATAGCAAAAGAACAGCTTCAGGAAAGAAAAATAGAAATAAGCCAGCAGGAAAAAGCTGTCAATGCTCGAATTGAAAAAAAAGGACGGCAGCGGGAAGAGATTGCCACAAAAATTACTGATAATGAATTAATGAAAAGATATCAAATTTTATGGGAAGGGAAAGAAGGAGAAGTTGTTGTAGAGATCGATAGTGCTACCTGCAGCGGTTGCAATCTTTCTTTACCAAGTGATGTAATTTATCATCTGCAAAGGGATGATGTATTGATAACCTGCCCCAATTGTAATAGAATATTGATATGGAAGAAATAA